In the genome of Arachis hypogaea cultivar Tifrunner chromosome 9, arahy.Tifrunner.gnm2.J5K5, whole genome shotgun sequence, the window ATCGCCATAGGATTTATGCCAAACCTGAGCAATAGCAGCCACACGCTCAGCCACTGATCCATACGCATGAGACAAGTGCTTTGCAGCAGCACTGTCCATTAACCCGGGGACAACTTTACCACCATGTGTACTTTTCATGCGTTTATACTGTTGAGCAAGAACTGTAAATGATGATGGCTCCCACCCTTCACCACCTACAATTCGGACACTGCGAGTCACACATCCACTCCTGGGGTTGAGATTTCCAGACTTTATAGCTGCATCGACACCATCTTCTGCCATgctgaaatgcaatgcaatcaaAACAATATAAATATGCATTAGGAGCTGGAATGCTGAAGAGAAGGAAAGACAACAATGAGTAAACAGTATAAGATAAAGAATCAGTTAATATTATGGAGTAACTGGATGACTAATATCCAATTTGATTAAATATGTCTAGTCAGAAAATGACATCTGAACAAACTGCATCAAAGAAATTTTAGCTGCCTTATTAAATTACCTACGATAGGTAGTCCACTTGCCACCAGTGATGGTGACCAAACCAGGGAAGTCCTCGCAGACAACATGATCCCTTGAGATACTCTCAGTATTTTTTGCTGTTGGGTCCACTGCTAGTGGGCGAATGCCACTCCAGGCAGAAAGAACATCACTGCGCCGTACCTATAAGGTTCCCAGCATTACATTCCCATTAGCAAACTGTATAAAAAggaaaataattattcttagaaAATAATTTCACTAGCACAATTTATTCTTCATCATAACAGGAGGGAAAAAGAACGTTTGTTGTTTTTGTTGCCAAGATAATCCAACATATTTCCAAACAACCAATATCCACAATGTCTTCTAATTCTGAATAAAacatcaaaaataaaagataaatgagttaaacaataatatatattGGAAGACAAACAACATACTTTGATATTAAGGTAGTCAGATATAGCATCCAATATAAATCCTATTTCATCTTCATGTGGTTCTGGAAGATACGTAATTTTAGTACTAGAATCTGTAGTTCCAGCAACTGTTCTTCCCAGCCAAGGCAGCATGAAAACAACACGTCCATCCTTAGTTTTAGGAACAATTAAGCCCATCCCCTCCGGAGAATAGTAATCAGGGAGTGTGATATGTACACCACTGCTGGGAGCAATCATTTCTTGTGCCTTTTCGTTGGCCATTTTCCTTACACCATCACAAAATGGGCCAGCCGCATTCACAACAACTTTTGCATATGTATCAAACTCTTCCCCTGAAGCATTAAGAATTTAACATATAAATATCAAACTATAAGTGACAATTTGAATATGATTTTCAAAAGTAACTCACCAGACACCAGCAATATACATAATCGCCACATGACATTGAGTAATAGCTTGGTAAATGAACCAACTTTATGCATAAAAATAACATCATAAGAAGATTCAAATGAAATGTTCCAAATTAGATTTAACAAATCACCAACCGACAGCTACTGTGTTTATTGTTTATGGGAGTGAAGATGTAGGGGAGGCTCACTGTGAATATGCCGTTTAATCTAAATATTCATCATTGCACCACTATTGTTGTTTCTTTCAAAATCCATAAATGCTTCTTCAGATTGTGTGTATAAGATTCAACCATTcagatatattataataaatatgtatatCAACTTACCAATTTTCTGATAAATAAAAGCAGCAGGTAGAAAATGTAAACAATCAGTGCCCATTGCAGCAGTTAGAAATAGAAGGATGTCTTACCAGTTAAATTGTTCCGGATCCGCGCACCAATTATCCGTTTTCCAGAATCATCCTTCAATAAGTTTACAACTTCTGCATGATTCAGCACTGCTGCACCAGCTAAAGCTGCAGTGCAAGCCAACCCAACATTAAGGCGTGCATCATTCATCTGCCCATCATAATAAACAACTGTGCCCTTAAGGCTTCTATTTTCTCCCTCCCTTGCTAGAGTGGGAAAGAGCTCAGCAGACTGTTTTGTAGAATAATATCTTGATAGGTGTAGTATTTGTCTTCCTGCGACCAAATCGTACACTTTCAGGCCCGCCCAGTAGTACACTACTTCAAACCAGCTAAAACATGGTGTCATGCATGGCAATGCATGGCATAGGTGTGGTGCATTTTCAATAACCTGTTTACGCTCCTCAAGTGCGTGAAGCACTAACTTGAATTGTCCATAGTCAAGTTTTAAGAATGCTTTCTCCAAATAGCGGACACCTGGTTTACAAAAAACACAGAAATATAAGATTAGATCAAGTGTTTAGAACATTTATAACCTATAAAAAgacagatgaagaaaaagaagcaaataattttataaaacatTGCATCAAAAGCATGTGGAAGTCATAGTTTTTCAATTTAACAACATTCATATATTATCTTCACTCAAGCAAGCAAGCACATGATTTCCTCCATGTTTGTAGCATTTTCAATTACAACCACAGCATATTAGCATTACCCTATCCAAGCAAATATATTTTATGTATGACTAAATGATGACAACAATAAAAGTAAAAATTCTAGTTAAATTCCACTAGGTTCGGCTGGGGACTAAAGCGATAGAGATTAAGAATcaagtaaaataaacaaataatacaATAAAGTATAGACAACAAGCTCTCCTCAAACCTCGAGAGTGATTCTGTATCTAACAGACCTTCTGGACCTTAAGGTATATAAAGAATACATAAGACATTTCCAATTTTCCCTAGTACTGAAATTCAACTTTTGGCTGAGACCACATGATCAAAGAGGATGTGTTACTATATCAAGTATCAACTACTAAAGGTCCCGATGAAGCTTAAGACATTATGCAAATTTCATGAACAGTTTAGACAATGCAAAGAGAGATCTCtgggcaaaagaaaggaaaaacttTTGAATTAGAAATCATGACACTAGTGTCACTGTGTGACTGTATCCAATATGGAATATGCTAACTACAAAAGAGGTTGGTGTACACAATGTACAGTTTTGTTTTTATCTTCACATCTTACAATTTTTCCATTTCATCACCAATCATTGAATAAAACAATGATCATATTTCATACGcattacagaaaatataaaaatgcAGCAAAATAAGACCATTGTCAAAACTCCAAAAAATCAACTAAGAATTGTGCATTAGGTAGTATACAAcatcataaagaaaaaaaaataataaataagatactGAAAGTATTGAGATTTATCATTAATGATCAATCCACGATTAAATTAAAAACACATATGTAAAATCAAATCAtcaaaaaataattgatataaaatcAGTGTGTGTCTACCACTCTACCTCCATGAAGGAGCTTCGTGGATCGCGACGAAGTTCCGGAAGCAAAGTCCTCCCGCTCCACCAGCCCGACACGGAGTCCACGGGTCACAGCGTCGAGAGCGGTGCCGGAGCCGGTTGCACCACCGCCGATGACAAGCACGTCAAGAGGACTTCCCTTTCCGGCAGCCATTAGCGCCGACTGCTGCGCCTCCCTCGACGGCACAACGGCGTTCGGGGCGTGTACGCGCTTCCGGATCTCCTCGACGCGTGGCCCGCCACCGTGGTCGCTGGCTGAGATCGCCGGTTCGTAGAGGATCACGGCACCGCCGCACGCGGTTGCTAGTGCCGCTCCAACAGCGGTGCCAATCTTTCTCAGGCGAGTCATGGCAGTTACAACAACGGCAGCAGCAATCtccaaaagataagaaaaagaaaaataaaataaataaaaagtggtttttaatttaattaaattaaactgaAAATGAAAACGGTGTTTTCGTGTATGTGTTTTCTTTTAAATGAAGATGAGTGAGTGTAGCGGTTAGGAGTCACGTGCGGGGTTTGGAGTGCTGAAAAACGGGATTACTGGGTTGTGTGGGTTACTCTTGTGTTTGTGTGTTTAACGGTCAAAAGTCAAAACATTGGAGCTATAATGCTTAGGGTGGTGACACGTGTCGATCAGTGAACCAGTGACTCAGTAAGTTTTTTCTCTCTTGTTCATTCATTCATGTGCTTGTACTTTAAAATAGGGAAATGTCAATGTCATTTTTTAAGCTTGTAACTTGGACTAAGTCAAAACTGACTGTAAATTGTTATTACTAgtttgtaagtttttttttttaaggaaaagaaaatttgaaatttgtgtCAATTTTCTGCTAGTCTCTTTTAATACTCATCAAATGATGTTTGTGTGGGTGATAACACTCAAAGAAATGACACTAATACAAGTATACAAATCATGTTTTAAATGcaatcaaaaataaatataagtataCTTCTGTCTATATAAATGTTTCAGTTATATAACTGTCATGtcatataattagatatttatgttttagaatttttaagatttATTATTGTAACAAAACATATTACTTGCCACATAAAAGATTTACTTGTATTATTCCCCAGTCCCAGCCAATGTAATTTGGTCGCTGCCTCCATATTGATGATGTTGCAACTTGCAATTAATATAAGGaaatgcttttcttttttttatttctaaaataccTTATTTTCTATGCTACCttatttaacttttaaatatTCAGATGACACAAGTTACCAacgaaaaaataaatagaaacaaaagaaaaataaataaataaataaataaatgttggCACGCTACTCAATACTCAAACAATGACATAGCATCTGTGATGACAGTTAGTTGTACCAAATATGAAGGATTGGAATGCAACTAGCTGCATGAATGCTTGGTAGTATAGCTAAATAACTAAATGTGACTCCCATCAAAGCAAAACATCATGAAAAAATAACATGTgagaaagtaattaaaaaatgatCAGACATGGAGTAAATCTTAATAGTAACTACTGTAACCGTGCAATTACATTTACATCAGATATGTGTAGTTATAATTGCTGGATCATCCTTTGGTGCATTAGATTGATCAAATTATCAAAAGTACTTACGTTACTGCTTCACTATGAAACTTTTATATGGGAGGATTCAATTCCTATTGTGGATCACGATTTGCGTATGAAACTACAAGCTGTGACTCCATGATGTTACCGGTTTCTATCACAAGAAGAACATTATTAGGTGCAACCTCACTTTTTATCTCAAGTTGGAAGCAATTAGGCATCACCTTTCTTCCTGATGTAAATTTAGTATATTATTGTGAATGTTCTGATCCACTTAACATATAAAAAACATATAGATATATTAGCTTAAACTCTAAGAATGTGTAATTTTAGCTTTTAAGAACCACATACAAATTTACAGAAATAaatcctcttaattttttttccaattgaAAATGTAAAGTGTAATCTTTAATCCTTCAATATTTTTCCTCTCATATTTTCTATTGGTCCTACCTATAAAATGTCTGGTAAAAAATCATACTTTACTCCCTCACgtgagaaaaaaaattgagaaaatctaATCCCAAGTTTTCCTATATTTGAAAAGCCCCAAATTTTTGCTACCTTGGTATCATAATTCTCAATTGCTTGCAAAACACTTCATGTTTATTCAAAGAACATTTCACAGcactataaaatattttcttcatAATCAATCACTTATCAGAGACACGAGATGCTCAAGAAAGAGTATATACAAGCTGAAGCTTTGTCTCAAATTTTAATAGCTAAGCTAACACATTCCCTCATCACCTGCGCCTCGATTATTCTCAAGATTGCCAGTTCCTTGCAGCCACTCTTCTAGTTTAGCTTCCTTATTAGCTTTGAAGTCATCATAGTTTTCTGATATTGACAATAACTTAGTGCTGTTAACATCACTATCCTCAATCTGTTCGTGCTGACATTCATCTTCAACTTGGCTTGACTCGGGTAACTCGTAGGCTTCAATGCCCTGTAGAGATGAATTAGTGCTAGCAGATGTGACTTTTAATGGCAAATTAGAGTACATATCTGGCTTCTCACCCTTAGAATCCATGGATTCCTTAGTATCAAGATTTGGCCACCTGAGACTACTAGCCTTCTGTTTTGCTGAGCTGAAAACACTTGAAAGATAGTTACTCCGTTTTTCACTGCCCTCACCCCAAAGACTAGTTCGTTCTATCCGTGAACCTGATGGTGGTTGACGAATTAAGCCTCTTTTTGGTTGTTTTGTTGTCATCGTAACCAGAGATTTCTTAATGTCTCGGATCATTTCATCAGCTAAGGAAAATCCACACTCTTTCATTGACCTAACCATAGTGACAGAGTCCTCTAAATCTTCCGCGTGCAAAGTTGTTTCGTGAGACTTCTCGACGATGTTCCTTTTAGCTTCAATAACATTCGGGACTGCATTTTGAGCATGGTGTTGGATATAGAAAAGCCCAGAAGATGGTTCATTAGCCACGTACTTCATAATCTCTGCCAGGCCTTCACTTATCTCCACAAAACCGTCTACAGTAGAGAACTCATGCATTTTCCTGACGGGAAATTTTAGTTCATCATTGGCATTGTCAAgcggaacaagaaaaagaaaaaaaaaaggaaactagggaaaacaaaagaaaatgacaaGCCTGGACAACATTTGCAGATGTAGTAGGCAAATTTGCAGAACCATTAGATTGATGCATTTCAATTCATTCTAGGTTCATCCCAGATCCAAAAGAGTAATTTAGCAAATCAAAAGCTTCAAACAGTGGATCCCATTCATATCTACatctatatataatataatatagatCTAATTTAGAGAAATAGTACAAGGATGGTATATCTAATTGATCATATGCCATATCCATCCAGATTTCATTTTATCAaagaaataataattcaaatttcatttatccataaatgcattaaaaaataaaaacagccACTAATAAGAAATACAGTGAACAAATAAAATCCATCCAATGAACAGCATAGAATACCAATAAGAATTGGAGTAAACAAATAAAATCCATCCAATGAACAGCATAGAATACCAAGAGGAATTATATAGTTACATCCCACAGAAAAGAAAACTTCACCTGcttattttcaattttaacaAAGATCAAACAATGGCAAACAAGGTGTAGTCTTCTAAAAACTCTCGAGCATCTAAACCCCCTTAACACATTATTCTTCCTTTCTGCTtacccatttttttctttttgaccttCTATTTACTATTTATCAGTAAAAATTATGCTAGTACAGGCAGGTTAGTAGGTTACTACATACCAAAATGAAAATTTCCTAGTCCTTAATACTTTCAATGTAATCAAATTCCCATAACCAATGCAAGAGATTAGAGGTAAATACATCCTACTGATTCAGTGAATTTCAATAagctaagaagaaaaataataaagctATCTAACTTATCAATCAGCACATCACTTAGAGAAAGCAGAAACCCTAACAGAAAGGGCCATAAACACAAGCCTATCGCAAGTATAAAAGATCAAACAAACACCTTTCTAAAAGATGAACAAGGATTCATCAAAACAGACCCTATTATCAAAATCTTGACTAATCCGGCTCGAGGATATTGGAAAAGGGACCAGCTTGACTACCACTGGACCAACCTAATCGGATGCTGGTAACCCAGGTGAGTGAACTCATCCAATTGACGAAACTAGGTCATTGATTTTTCACTGCCCTGTCATAAGTATGCAGAAAAGGGAGGGCATTGGAGGCAATTTCACCCGTAAATCCAAAATTGAAGCTGATAATAACATTGACCCAACAAATTGTTTGAAAAACGATTAAAAAAGGGAGAATGTAGAACGAACCGCCGGGATTAGCGACCGAAGAAGATAAGACGGTGATGGGATCATGAAGCAGGAGCAGGAGCAGCAGAGGAAGAGAAGGTCAGAAGGGGATGTTATTGTTTGAATGTGGTTGGGGTCGATGAGGTCATGTGGGGCAgtgttctctctttctctctccccttcGGTCCACACCACACCAGATAGTCCACGGAGGATGATGAGATAAGAGAAGACGGACACAGACGCTCCTTTAGCCGCCTTCTACTATATATCATGCCCTTTTGTCACTCATGTCTTGTTGAAATTTGAGCccatatttttttttggtaaattatatttttggaaaCATTTCAAATGCATCGGAAGTACTGGTActccagttgttttaaccgttgatctaaattataaaaaatatatataatatatatcaattaaaattaacggttaaaataATTAGTGCACTGGTACTTTCCAATGCACTTAAAATGTTTcctatattttttatcattaacaaTTTGCTAAGAAACATGCACACTTTATTAAGTTACTGTGTCTATGTGTTAGACACATTTTAAACATGACACTTATTAACATGGGTATTCATTGTgttgtcttaataaaaaaaattgatacatttaaatattattatatgtcAATCTGTTCAACTTTATTCATAACATACAATCTTAAAATTTGGAAGATGTAGCTGGTGGCTTGTTGTTGCCGGGAAATCCGAAAGGCGCATAACTTGTAGGTATGTAAATGGTAGCATGAACCACTAGAAACAGTCGCTCGTGgagcatcaaggatgatgcatgttcAAAGAGTTATATGTGTACTGTTCTCTTGTCCTAAATCTTCAATACCgtatttatcttttatctttcatgtttagagTTTGATCATGTGTTGTTTACTTTTTTTTCCTGGGGTCATGGTTGGATTTATTTTAGATGGGATGGGGATGATGAGCGAGTCGGATAGTGTTAATCTCGTGTAATTAGAGAATAATTagcgaataaattaattattaataaaaaattaaaaaataaaattttatagttatatagaatagaaaaaattaaaataagaattttgacattaattttaaagaatttgactCAAAATTGGATCGAATGAACCGAATCGAACGAACTGGACCTGTATTGGATCCAAGGCCCGACCCACAAGTCACACCCACTtaaataaaacatttttttcCTTTCCATTCAACAAGAACGCTGAAGCAAGTTCACGGAGGAAAGAACTTGAGAAAATAACCTAACCATCTACTAGAtttcaattttatataatttttgattcagagctccgattgacgagccgtcagtcACGCATTTGTCTCGGAATCCTCTATAAAACCCACCTAACAATTTGGTAAGAAACTTAAGTTTTCTCACCCAGATCTTCTCATCTCAGTTTCAAAAGTTATTGAGCTTTGGTGTTGAgaatttgttgaattttggtGTTTAAGAGCAAATTAGCTTTGTAGATTTGGTGGGTTCTATCCCAAACTTTCGTTAGTAAGGTGAGAAACGTTTAAAAATCCTTGTCAAGTTATCTAATTAGTGAACCCTATGGTAATTTTAGTATTGTTTGGTGAAATTAGTTTGAATtgtgtatttttggaaataaaTTGGTGGTATTGGAGACTTGAAGTTGACTTTAGAGGCTGGAAAAATCTGTTTGGTGAGATCTTGGAGCCTTGGACTATTGAGGAACGGTGACAAATGGTGATGTTCAGGGTTTATcgaaaaatcggccaaggtataattttggtttctcgtatataaTATATACGATATCGTGAAAGCTTAAGCTACGTgactataggataagttgaatatgTGTTTGGAGCATGTTTAATGATTTTAGTTATCAATGCATGTTAAAATGATGAGGTATGGTCGAATGAATGATTCATTGATGTGAATGTGGTTGGTGTTAGTAAAATGGAATAAAGAATGATGATTTTGATGCTAATGGAtgaggattttgaatttgaacatATGAATGTTAATAAATTGATAATTGTATTTGTATATTTAAGAATTTTATGCATGAGATTGTGTAATAGTGAGGTATGATTGATTGTAGTAAGGTTGGAGATTTTGGTGTTATGAATGATATGTTAGAATACTATGAATGATATGTTAGAATGCTGTTTGTATGATGGGGATATTGGCATTGAgttgatttttatgaaaataaagGTTGGAGTCTTTTATGTAAAATTGGTTTTTGGCCGAACCTCGGcgagccataactcggcttccAGTCTCCCAAATGATTTTAAActtgttttgtatgaaaattgggtctgtgaagtttatgccattcgaaaaacagaagaaaaatattttaaaacgaaagAATTATGCCCGTCGAAAGCTTAGTGCAAAAAGTGAAGGATGGTCTAGAGTAACTGAATTAAGATGTTAATAATGAGATTAGGAATGACTGTGTGTGGCCGGAATGGTCGAGATGGCAAGGTTTGGGTGTGATCCTTCTTACTTGTTAACTTGAAAATGTATTTGGATGGCAAGTTGAGGACGgaagttccctctcttgtcgtgatgaGGGTGTGGAGAAAGTGGAAAAGCACTCTCTTTCGTATTGTTTCTCCCgcattcttctctggttgcaaggtggaaaggcacattctttcgatgtggaaaggcacattccttcgatgtggaaaggcactctccttcataTTGTTTCcccccacattcttctctggttgtAAGGTGGAAAGACACACTCCTTCAATGTGGAAAGACACTCTCCTTCGTATATCCTCCAgaagaaggtggaaaggcaccctccttcgatgtggaaaggcactctccttcgtttatgatcctcttggagatgcgcaacctagagacaaatgcatgggttagctaccagatgtgtcgggttaTGGCgatttaaccgacacgtgagctcacggccagtaggacaggcatgcatcatattgcATTTGTTTGCGTGCATAATTATTTTGGTTTGCTATCTGATAAATTCTATTTAACTGATAATTGTAATACTTGCTGTAACTGCTCTTTAAATGAGTTTGCCTTGTATTTGGTTGTGTTGTGATTGTCTTTCTGTTTTGAGTACTTTGGTGGTGGACAGGTGATAatgttgatttgatttgaaatgGACCAGAGGTCGGGTTTAGTttatttgggccagaggccgaacTGGTTTGTTTTGGGCTATAGGCCGTGATTAGTTGGGTCAATGGTAAGGGTTAGAGTCAAATGAGACAGGAAGTCTACTGCCGGTTAGAGATATATCGTTATTTAGGTACCTTATa includes:
- the LOC112712669 gene encoding glycerol-3-phosphate dehydrogenase SDP6, mitochondrial — encoded protein: MTRLRKIGTAVGAALATACGGAVILYEPAISASDHGGGPRVEEIRKRVHAPNAVVPSREAQQSALMAAGKGSPLDVLVIGGGATGSGTALDAVTRGLRVGLVEREDFASGTSSRSTKLLHGGVRYLEKAFLKLDYGQFKLVLHALEERKQVIENAPHLCHALPCMTPCFSWFEVVYYWAGLKVYDLVAGRQILHLSRYYSTKQSAELFPTLAREGENRSLKGTVVYYDGQMNDARLNVGLACTAALAGAAVLNHAEVVNLLKDDSGKRIIGARIRNNLTGEEFDTYAKVVVNAAGPFCDGVRKMANEKAQEMIAPSSGVHITLPDYYSPEGMGLIVPKTKDGRVVFMLPWLGRTVAGTTDSSTKITYLPEPHEDEIGFILDAISDYLNIKVRRSDVLSAWSGIRPLAVDPTAKNTESISRDHVVCEDFPGLVTITGGKWTTYRSMAEDGVDAAIKSGNLNPRSGCVTRSVRIVGGEGWEPSSFTVLAQQYKRMKSTHGGKVVPGLMDSAAAKHLSHAYGSVAERVAAIAQNEGLGKRLAHGYPYLEAEVAYCARHEYCESAIDFIARRTRLAFLETDAAGRALPRVVEILANEHKWDQSRKKEELKTATEFLQTFKASKNAQFHDGKHK
- the LOC112712670 gene encoding uncharacterized protein isoform X2, which codes for MVLQICLLHLQMKMHEFSTVDGFVEISEGLAEIMKYVANEPSSGLFYIQHHAQNAVPNVIEAKRNIVEKSHETTLHAEDLEDSVTMVRSMKECGFSLADEMIRDIKKSLVTMTTKQPKRGLIRQPPSGSRIERTSLWGEGSEKRSNYLSSVFSSAKQKASSLRWPNLDTKESMDSKGEKPDMYSNLPLKVTSASTNSSLQGIEAYELPESSQVEDECQHEQIEDSDVNSTKLLSISENYDDFKANKEAKLEEWLQGTGNLENNRGAGDEGMC
- the LOC112712670 gene encoding uncharacterized protein isoform X1, whose translation is MVLQICLLHLQMLSRKMHEFSTVDGFVEISEGLAEIMKYVANEPSSGLFYIQHHAQNAVPNVIEAKRNIVEKSHETTLHAEDLEDSVTMVRSMKECGFSLADEMIRDIKKSLVTMTTKQPKRGLIRQPPSGSRIERTSLWGEGSEKRSNYLSSVFSSAKQKASSLRWPNLDTKESMDSKGEKPDMYSNLPLKVTSASTNSSLQGIEAYELPESSQVEDECQHEQIEDSDVNSTKLLSISENYDDFKANKEAKLEEWLQGTGNLENNRGAGDEGMC
- the LOC112712670 gene encoding uncharacterized protein isoform X3 codes for the protein MHEFSTVDGFVEISEGLAEIMKYVANEPSSGLFYIQHHAQNAVPNVIEAKRNIVEKSHETTLHAEDLEDSVTMVRSMKECGFSLADEMIRDIKKSLVTMTTKQPKRGLIRQPPSGSRIERTSLWGEGSEKRSNYLSSVFSSAKQKASSLRWPNLDTKESMDSKGEKPDMYSNLPLKVTSASTNSSLQGIEAYELPESSQVEDECQHEQIEDSDVNSTKLLSISENYDDFKANKEAKLEEWLQGTGNLENNRGAGDEGMC